From a single Nematostella vectensis chromosome 3, jaNemVect1.1, whole genome shotgun sequence genomic region:
- the LOC5500621 gene encoding uncharacterized protein LOC5500621 produces the protein MSVNAVRMPLLAEQHGSKSDDDENLQLSTFSEELGINEADGHSNKSQGSHQTPKSHENHPTIVLTEEQVDKLIDTLETTREALNHLSLRHNEFKPPRRPRVPVWITNHLFVITVVWQFMCIVALTVLQTFTHKLKGKEKLAFVLTITIMVLFQAVNLLLVFITSVKLTKQFLHHTVTRSFLGQSYLSMTLLFAGLYTLLYRIDKSSFKDLGGLGLQGDVLYSVILFIKMLFYSISIGTLCGAGHIVAATWYAQMITGLQMLMSYVYFASVLSITIHPPRKINHQMWRKGARTNRSYGAIKTV, from the exons ATGTCAGTGAATGCAGTTAGAATGCCTCTTTTAGCTGAACAGCACGGTTCCAAATCAGATGATGACGAAAATCTCCAACTTTCTACTTTTTCTGAGGAGCTGGGGATAAATGAAGCGGACGGTCATTCTAATAAGAGCCAGGGATCACACCAAACTCCAAAAAGCCACGAGAATCACCCAACCATCGTGCTAACTGAAGAACAAGTGGACAAGTTGATAGACACTTTAGAGACAACACGGGAAGCGCTGAATCACTTGTCTCTTAGACATAACGAGTTTAAACCTCCAAGAAG ACCCAGGGTCCCTGTATGGATCACCAACCATCTTTTTGTGATTACTGTTGTTTGGCAG TTCATGTGCATAGTGGCTCTCACAGTGCTTCAAACTTTCACTCACAAACTCAAGGGTAAAGAGAAGCTTGCATTTGTTTTG ACCATCACAATTATGGTTCTTTTTCAAGCTGTCAATCTCCTGCTGGTGTTTATTACATCAG TAAAACTGACAAAACAGTTTCTGCATCACACAGTTACCAGATCATTTCTAGGCCAGTCTTACTTATCAATGACATTGCTGTTTGCTGGACTGTATACATTACTGTATAGAATTGAT AAAAGTTCCTTCAAGGACCTTGGTGGACTTGGACTTCAAGGCGATGTCTTATACTCAGTCATACTCTTTATCAAAATGCTGTTTTATTCCATATCTATTGGGACACTATGTG GTGCGGGACACATAGTTGCAGCTACTTGGTACGCGCAAATGATAACAGGCTTGCAG ATGCTGATGAGCTATGTGTACTTCGCGTCTGTTTTGTCTATCACTATTCACCCACCACGGAAGATAAACCATCAGATGTGGAGAAAGggcgcgcgcacgaatagaTCATACGGAGCTATCAAAACCGTCTAA
- the LOC116607158 gene encoding uncharacterized protein K02A2.6, giving the protein MPFGIATAPEEYQRCQHEVLEGLQGIYVVADDILITGQGETEEEALRDHDSNLVALLERARQVNLKLNPKKLKLRLPEVPYIGHLLTPGGVKPDPEKVRAVQEMPRPDGKSKAEKIKAVQRFLGFVNYLAKFVPHLADESEQLRRLTDKEAEWAWEQHYQDAFDTTIQVSDDGLKRIQKETECDETLQRLKETVLQGWPETKQEADPRVAEYWTYRDEISVYNGVLYKGERVIVPSSLRKTLMSRVHASHQGEQACLRRARDALFWPGMSQQIRDLVSSCSLCADHVPAQTKEPLMTPELPKRPWSIVAQDLYTLNGKDFLITVDAYSGFWEVDELTQATAANVINKTKQHFARYGIPDRVYSDNGPQFANAEYTTFASSWKFEHQTSSPYHSQSNGLIEAAVKSAKNLQKKANKSGRDVWMSFLDHRNTPTEGMDSSPVQRLMSKRTKTTLPLAQHLLEPELQQDVTEKLTLKRKKAKKHFDRGSKELPELNIGKPVRMTSLPKETKK; this is encoded by the exons ATGCCATTTGGAATCGCCACAGCACCGGAAGAATACCAGAGGTGCCAACACGAAGTACTTGAAGGCCTCCAGGGCATCTATGTTGTCGCAGATGACATCCTCATCACAGGACAAGGAGAGACAGAAGAAGAAGCACTTCGAGATCATGACAGTAATCTAGTTGCATTACTGGAGAGGGCAAGACAAGTAAACCTGAAGCTTAACCCAAAGAAGCTGAAACTCAGACTGCCAGAGGTCCCCTACATAGGTCACCTCCTCACCCCGGGAGGCGTAAAACCAGATCCCGAGAAGGTCCGTGCAGTACAGGAAATGCCGCGTCCAGATGGGAAAAGCAAAGCTGAGAAAATAAAGGCTGTCCAACGGTTCCTCGGTTTTGTAAACTACTTAGCAAAGTTTGTACCGCATCTCGCAGATGAGAGTGAGCAACTAAGACGTCTCACAGACAAAGAAGCAGAGTGGGCGTGGGAACAACACTACCAAGACGCGTTTGACACCACTATTCA AGTATCAGACGACGGTCTCAAGAGGATTCAGAAGGAGACGGAGTGTGATGAGACGTTGCAACGTCTAAAAGAAACAGTGCTACAAGGCTGGCCTGAGACAAAACAAGAAGCAGATCCGAGAGTTGCTGAATATTGGACATACCGTGATGAAATAAGCGTCTATAATGGAGTGCTGTACAAGGGAGAGAGAGTTATTGTCCCGTCTTCCCTACGGAAAACACTCATGTCTCGCGTCCATGCAAGTCATCAAGGGGAGCAAGCATGTCTCCGAAGAGCGAGggatgctttgttttggcctGGGATGAGCCAACAGATCAGAGATCTCGTAAGCAGCTGTAGCCTCTGCGCAGATCACGTGCCAGCTCAAACCAAGGAACCATTGATGACACCAGAGCTTCCCAAACGCCCCTGGAGTATCGTTGCGCAAGACCTCTACACTCTCAACGGGAAAGATTTCCTAATAACAGTGGATGCTTACAGTGGATTCTGGGAAGTTGATGAACTAACCCAAGCTACAGCTGCCAACGTCATAAACAAGACTAAACAGCACTTCGCGCGTTACGGAATACCAGACAGGGTCTACAGCGATAATGGTCCACAGTTTGCTAATGCAGAGTACACCACGTTTGCCTCCAGTTGGAAGTTCGAACACCAGACATCGTCACCGTACCACAGCCAGTCCAACGGGCTGATAGAAGCAGCTGTGAAATCCGCAAAAAACCTGCAGAAGAAGGCGAATAAATCGGGGCGAGACGTATGGATGAGTTTTCTGGACCATAGGAATACGCCAACCGAAGGTATGGACAGCAGCCCAGTCCAAAGATTGATGTCAAAGAGAACGAAGACAACTCTACCGCTAGCACAACATCTACTCGAACCAGAGCTTCAACAAGATGTAACAGAAAAGCTAACGCTGAAACGCAAAAAGGCGAAGAAACATTTTGACAGGGGCTCAAAGGAACTACCGGAGCTAAACATCGGAAAACCTGTCAGAATGACCAGCCTCCCAAAAGAAACCAAGAAATGA